In Trichomycterus rosablanca isolate fTriRos1 chromosome 4, fTriRos1.hap1, whole genome shotgun sequence, one DNA window encodes the following:
- the LOC134311465 gene encoding transmembrane protein 236-like, with amino-acid sequence MGSGSKIKFAIFEVLQFAAFCVPLFIIMQRFALILAEVKSQMHPSGGESSTAYWLIVSLSVAYVTTVALVVWLPMKYMVFIKKKALVGRKKWRPVALAYVILSTLPSFAFLIASSEVQIRNNVQLDTFNELPVSLVLFSLICIDIVERIRHCRLTGHANILHRDAEIPTLNHVETVTPIVHTITGPSPAATNPSTTPQNGTGTANGNAAVTGLSSNGVVPGLAASGFIPGMPNTTTTVPVLPNNGAVPVMSVNGQGQPITVSGICPHTGLPLRHFQFAPAYTGPLRFLLASDSRAEAFAESFLFWLDTVEMVRVVSNNAVYFSGWALPIYLFSFISMLRLALMPYSQLLSPLGVALQDLPFLFLRVALLAIFGFVTPVLFVLKNLFVCLAYIYFNFMTKLKVFNTERMF; translated from the exons ATGGGTTCAGGGAGCAAGATTAAATTTGCCATTTTTGAGGTGCTGCAGTTCGCCGCTTTTTGTGTACCACTTTTCATCATAATGCAGCGCTTTGCTTTAATCTTAGCTGAAGTGAAGAGCCAGATGCATCCCTCTGGTGGAGAATCTAGCACTGCGTACTGGCTGATCGTGTCTTTATCTGTGGCCTACGTGACAACTGTGGCACTGGTTGTGTGGCTACCAATGAAGTACATGGTGTTTATTAAGAAGAAAGCTCTGGTGGGAAGAAAGAAATG GAGGCCTGTTGCTCTTGCATATGTGATCCTCTCCACACTACCCTCATTTGCCTTCCTAATCGCCAGCTCTGAG GTGCAGATTAGAAATAATGTGCAGTTGGATACATTTAATGAGTTACCTGTGTCTCTGGTTTTGTTCTCACTCATCTGCATTGACATTGTGGAAAGAATCCGTCACTGCAGGCTTACTGGCCATG CTAACATACTGCATCGAGATGCAGAAATTCCAACCTTAAACCATGTTGAGACAGTAACACCAATCGTCCATACCATCACTGG GCCATCTCCTGCAGCCACCAATCCCAGCACAACACCTCAGAATGGCACAGGAACAGCTAATGGAAATGCTGCAGTTACAGGATTATCAAGCAATGGGGTGGTTCCTGGGTTGGCTGCCAGTGGGTTCATACCAGGAATGCCAAACACCACAACCACAGTCCCAGTGTTGCCCAATAATGGAGCAGTGCCTGTAATGTCagtcaatggtcagggccagcCTATTACTGTTTCCGGGATTTGTCCACACACTGGTTTACCATTAAGACACTTTCAGTTTGCCCCTGCATACACAGGGCCTCTTCGGTTCTTGCTAGCAAGTGATTCACGGGCAGAAGCCTTTGCTGAAAGCTTCCTGTTCTGGTTGGACACTGTTGAAATGGTGAGAGTTGTAAGTAACAATGCAGTCTACTTTTCAGGATGGGCTttacccatctatctatttagctTTATTTCAATGCTGAGATTGGCTCTCATGCCATACAGCCAACTCCTCTCTCCACTGGGTGTGGCTCTACAAGACCTCCCATTTTTATTTCTTAGGGTGGCGCTCCTagccatttttggctttgttacACCGGTCCTCTTTGTGCTTAAGAATCTGTTTGTATGCTTGgcctacatttactttaattttatgACAAAGCTTAAGGTTTTCAACACTGAGAGAATGTTCTGA